From Paenibacillus sp. V4I7, one genomic window encodes:
- a CDS encoding copper amine oxidase N-terminal domain-containing protein, translating into MMNKKMLSTMLGCVLAACLTAAGIASAFGETAPGGVEIKGFSLEDTASDIVGAADFTPEGNKDGHYKLSLKLEEETTIHAVVLRSTDDYGKDNYQGVWRTNRATTGWLLGIMQGTDIINPGFRKDVKEPVGTYKGTVNWDLYASNNGTIKETQYYVLEIETPKGTVVSKPIKFKKPQGDTSTTPTPTPASTPTPAPSSTPASTPTPVPSSTPASTPTPVPSTTPTPMPTASPIKVNPLKVTGGANTVIIEGGTPESTVSLMLIKSGQTIAMGSSIIRSDGKTSINSVPPGTDYYVFNAAGKRFGPVTVTERENSSLFNISKTTLTATFDPVSGMYDVKVSGEVQDSVEKVTVSGYYETIPIVDNKFNVTYSADPYRYSTRVVMSAATADGTKTIIYMDTQRDLVDNLTVEATQLDQNGTWLIKGKYAPGKSKDGLEIYWKNDGGQVTYLQDERLIGKAAPLSKEEADLKQSMNDFEYKITTKKDRIELGFYVKNSRGEFEYVTPMEGLGTMRPLENIYMQIDSTTVRVNGKEQQLEVAPYYFNGRTMVPIRFISEAMGVEVGWNSEDQTVTLTRGDTQIKLQIHQYMAYVNGVPTWLDTIPMIKDGVTMVPLRFVGESLNKNVQFDEGRIHITNKNE; encoded by the coding sequence CCGGAGGGCAACAAGGACGGCCACTACAAGCTTTCGCTGAAGTTAGAAGAGGAAACAACCATTCACGCGGTCGTGCTTCGTTCGACCGATGACTACGGCAAGGATAATTACCAAGGCGTATGGCGGACCAACCGTGCCACAACCGGATGGCTGCTTGGCATTATGCAAGGAACCGATATCATTAACCCCGGTTTTCGTAAAGATGTAAAGGAGCCTGTCGGTACCTATAAGGGTACGGTTAACTGGGACTTGTACGCCAGCAATAACGGCACAATAAAGGAAACGCAGTACTATGTGTTGGAGATCGAAACGCCGAAGGGAACGGTAGTTTCCAAACCTATAAAGTTCAAAAAGCCGCAGGGGGATACGTCTACGACTCCCACTCCGACACCGGCATCAACGCCAACACCTGCGCCATCTTCGACGCCGGCATCAACGCCAACACCTGTTCCATCTTCGACACCGGCATCAACGCCAACACCTGTTCCATCGACGACTCCAACACCGATGCCAACAGCCAGTCCTATTAAGGTAAATCCTCTTAAGGTTACAGGAGGCGCAAATACCGTCATCATAGAAGGAGGTACTCCTGAATCGACGGTGAGTCTTATGCTCATAAAGTCAGGTCAGACTATAGCGATGGGATCGTCTATCATCAGGTCTGATGGAAAAACGTCCATCAATTCTGTCCCGCCCGGAACGGATTACTATGTTTTCAATGCGGCAGGGAAGCGGTTCGGTCCGGTTACGGTAACGGAACGGGAAAATAGCAGCTTGTTTAACATTTCGAAAACGACGTTAACCGCAACCTTCGATCCGGTATCAGGTATGTACGATGTTAAAGTTAGCGGCGAAGTTCAAGATTCCGTAGAGAAGGTAACGGTTAGTGGATACTACGAAACCATCCCGATCGTAGACAACAAGTTCAACGTAACCTACAGTGCCGATCCGTACAGGTATTCGACAAGAGTAGTGATGTCGGCTGCAACGGCGGATGGAACCAAAACCATCATCTATATGGATACGCAGCGCGATCTTGTTGATAATTTAACGGTAGAGGCTACCCAACTGGATCAAAATGGAACATGGCTGATTAAAGGGAAATATGCCCCAGGGAAAAGCAAGGACGGCTTGGAGATTTATTGGAAAAATGATGGAGGGCAAGTGACCTACTTGCAGGATGAACGGCTAATCGGCAAAGCGGCGCCGCTGTCCAAAGAGGAAGCTGATCTTAAGCAATCCATGAATGATTTTGAATATAAAATAACGACCAAAAAAGATAGGATTGAATTAGGTTTCTACGTAAAGAACAGCCGGGGCGAATTCGAGTACGTTACACCAATGGAAGGTTTAGGAACGATGCGTCCATTGGAAAATATTTATATGCAAATTGATTCCACTACGGTCAGAGTGAACGGCAAAGAACAACAGCTGGAGGTTGCACCGTATTATTTCAATGGACGAACTATGGTGCCGATCCGGTTCATCAGTGAAGCCATGGGTGTGGAGGTAGGATGGAACAGTGAGGATCAAACCGTAACCCTGACCCGGGGGGATACTCAAATTAAGCTGCAGATACACCAATATATGGCCTATGTGAACGGCGTACCAACCTGGTTGGATACAATTCCGATGATTAAAGATGGCGTAACCATGGTGCCGCTGCGGTTTGTCGGCGAGAGCTTGAACAAGAATGTCCAATTCGACGAAGGAAGAATACACATTACGAATAAAAATGAATGA
- a CDS encoding aldose 1-epimerase — MSRYSAKSIINEGYSVIVLNDARSDATAEIIPEVGNNLFRFESGGHPVILPPVSLHMLRNEPFANFKYGTPILFPPNRVKNGRFSFHGRTYNLPLNEPPSNHLHGEICSRAWEVLEYGATLESGAFVISRFRYELNPDIIAYFPHHLSFTLTYRLYEGRLYMNGTIMNEGEDEAPFAFGLHPYFSVPFDSGEKIVLKVPTTEEWPVTNEAFVTGRPAITHLSRTLKEGVQISDYPQLGCSLLTMDSEDEDRICRIEMMDHGYAIAYQIDRQFPFVVLFRPNWGSAFSLEPYTCVTDAFNLPYEHELTGVKGIKAGEKMSFTTCLWIESTK, encoded by the coding sequence ATGAGTCGATATTCCGCAAAATCAATCATAAATGAAGGGTATTCGGTTATTGTTTTAAACGACGCACGAAGTGATGCAACCGCAGAAATTATACCGGAGGTAGGAAACAATCTCTTTCGCTTCGAAAGCGGGGGACATCCCGTTATTTTGCCTCCGGTAAGCTTACATATGCTAAGAAATGAACCCTTTGCCAATTTCAAATACGGCACTCCGATCTTGTTTCCACCCAATCGCGTAAAAAATGGTCGGTTTTCATTTCACGGACGGACGTACAACTTGCCATTGAACGAGCCGCCCTCCAATCATCTGCACGGCGAAATTTGCTCCAGAGCGTGGGAAGTTCTCGAATACGGGGCAACGCTAGAAAGCGGAGCTTTTGTGATCAGCCGTTTCCGTTATGAGTTGAATCCAGATATTATAGCTTATTTCCCTCATCATCTTTCATTCACGCTCACATACCGTCTCTATGAGGGTCGTCTATACATGAACGGAACGATTATGAATGAAGGGGAGGACGAAGCTCCCTTTGCTTTCGGACTGCATCCTTATTTTTCAGTTCCTTTTGATAGCGGAGAGAAGATCGTGTTGAAGGTTCCTACGACTGAGGAATGGCCAGTGACGAATGAAGCATTCGTGACGGGCAGGCCAGCAATTACTCACTTAAGCCGAACTCTAAAAGAAGGCGTCCAGATCTCAGACTATCCGCAGCTCGGTTGTTCACTGTTGACCATGGATAGCGAGGATGAAGATCGCATTTGCCGTATTGAAATGATGGATCACGGGTATGCCATTGCCTATCAGATCGACCGTCAATTTCCTTTTGTCGTGTTGTTCCGTCCTAATTGGGGATCGGCATTTTCGCTGGAGCCATACACATGCGTCACAGATGCGTTTAATCTTCCCTATGAGCATGAACTGACAGGCGTTAAGGGCATAAAGGCAGGTGAAAAAATGAGTTTTACGACCTGCTTATGGATAGAATCCACGAAATAA
- a CDS encoding Gfo/Idh/MocA family protein: protein MDLNLPIEPEMPKRKDYRIGCIGSGFIMRDCHLVAYRDAGFNPYAISSRSFENAKAVAELRHIPQVYRTWEELIEDPLIEILDIAIPPDRQLEVVRQAVKQEHIKGILCQKPLAMNAHEAFEIVELCERAGIKIAVNSNMRYDQSMRALKTILDKGYLGEPVLATIEMRAIPHWQEFLHKYEHIEILNMGIHHIDIFRYLFGDPEKITAVTRRDPRTSFKHIDGISQYTFQYASELLATSLDDVWAWPGEGTEKDLYIKWRVEGLDGIAQGYIGWPSYPERTPSTLEFTTKQSPNHWHRPQWDGVWFPDAFQGTMAQLLRAVETDSEPEIGGRDNLKSIALVDACYKSIAEQRTIAITEIESQYQSYTFEGGIQP from the coding sequence ATGGATTTAAACTTACCTATCGAACCGGAAATGCCAAAGCGTAAAGATTATCGAATTGGCTGCATCGGTTCCGGATTCATTATGCGGGACTGCCATCTCGTGGCTTATCGGGATGCAGGATTTAACCCATACGCCATTAGCTCAAGATCGTTTGAAAATGCCAAGGCTGTTGCAGAATTGCGGCATATCCCGCAGGTATACCGTACATGGGAAGAACTGATCGAAGATCCGCTGATCGAGATTCTGGATATCGCGATTCCTCCGGATCGACAGTTGGAGGTTGTTCGACAGGCGGTTAAGCAAGAGCACATAAAAGGAATTCTATGTCAAAAGCCGCTAGCTATGAACGCTCACGAAGCTTTTGAAATTGTTGAACTCTGTGAAAGGGCCGGCATCAAAATCGCCGTCAATTCCAACATGCGTTACGATCAATCGATGCGGGCGCTGAAAACAATCCTAGACAAGGGATATCTTGGCGAACCTGTCCTTGCAACGATTGAAATGCGGGCGATACCTCATTGGCAGGAATTCCTGCATAAGTATGAGCACATCGAAATCCTCAATATGGGTATCCATCATATCGATATTTTCCGCTATCTATTCGGCGATCCGGAGAAGATCACCGCTGTTACGCGCAGAGACCCTCGGACGTCGTTTAAACATATCGACGGAATTTCCCAATACACGTTCCAATATGCAAGTGAGCTGTTAGCCACTAGTTTAGATGATGTGTGGGCTTGGCCGGGCGAGGGTACTGAGAAGGATCTATACATCAAATGGAGAGTCGAAGGACTAGACGGCATCGCCCAAGGGTATATAGGTTGGCCGTCGTATCCCGAACGAACGCCAAGCACACTTGAGTTCACAACGAAGCAATCTCCGAATCACTGGCACCGACCTCAATGGGACGGAGTCTGGTTTCCGGATGCGTTTCAAGGAACGATGGCGCAGCTGCTTCGTGCGGTAGAAACGGATAGCGAACCGGAAATAGGCGGCAGGGATAACTTGAAATCGATAGCTCTTGTGGATGCGTGCTATAAGTCCATTGCCGAACAGCGTACGATTGCCATTACGGAGATAGAAAGCCAGTATCAATCTTACACTTTTGAAGGAGGCATACAACCATGA
- a CDS encoding sugar phosphate isomerase/epimerase: MISVGIFNGYYPYTLAETISRIQKDGFSSVQLDLSFKDMDLSFESLTREKCHTIRDAFRDANLPIVCISGYTNIIHPDPKKREQNLFGLKTLLKFARDLGTPYVISETGTYHTESDWVWNEKNGTEEAYEEVCRQLEDLAKFAYDHGSVFLVENYVNNVIGSVNQLARLFSDVNHPGLGLLMDPTNYFTDSNIHQVDDELNLIFNTLGDKIKIAHAKDCKPAEDTSEKHATIDAVESHTFRGAGAVELPAPGLGILNYDLYLQRLSKLHPNIPIIIEHLDEQDIPRAKKFLDDKLKKNGC, translated from the coding sequence ATGATTTCAGTAGGTATTTTCAATGGGTATTATCCCTACACGCTAGCGGAGACAATTTCGAGAATTCAAAAGGACGGTTTCTCTTCCGTTCAGCTTGATCTGTCTTTCAAGGACATGGATCTATCTTTCGAGTCACTTACACGAGAGAAGTGCCATACAATCCGCGATGCTTTCAGGGACGCTAACTTACCAATCGTCTGCATCTCAGGTTACACCAATATTATTCATCCGGACCCGAAGAAACGGGAACAAAATCTATTCGGATTGAAAACACTTTTAAAGTTTGCACGCGATCTAGGCACCCCCTACGTAATCAGCGAGACGGGCACCTATCATACGGAAAGCGATTGGGTATGGAACGAGAAGAATGGCACCGAGGAAGCGTATGAGGAAGTGTGCAGGCAACTGGAGGATCTGGCCAAATTCGCTTATGATCACGGTTCCGTCTTTCTTGTAGAGAACTACGTGAATAATGTCATTGGATCGGTCAATCAATTGGCACGTTTGTTTTCCGACGTTAATCATCCGGGTCTTGGGCTGCTGATGGACCCTACCAACTATTTTACGGACAGTAATATTCACCAAGTGGATGATGAACTTAATCTCATTTTCAATACGCTCGGCGACAAAATCAAGATTGCTCATGCAAAAGATTGCAAGCCTGCCGAAGACACCTCCGAAAAGCACGCCACAATCGACGCTGTGGAATCGCATACGTTCCGAGGAGCTGGGGCGGTAGAGCTTCCGGCCCCCGGATTGGGCATTCTGAATTATGACTTGTATCTGCAAAGGCTGTCTAAGCTTCATCCGAACATACCGATCATTATTGAGCATCTGGATGAGCAGGACATTCCACGCGCGAAAAAATTCCTTGATGACAAATTAAAGAAGAACGGCTGTTAA
- a CDS encoding fatty acid desaturase family protein, with translation MAPNPQKRDYSITGPENKRAQERGLATAEWYTSPIPRQRMKELMKRKNGPAIRDTFIWFGSLAVLGFIAYQAWGTWWAIPAFLAYGILYATPGDSRWHECGHGTAFKTPWMNEVIYQIASFMVLRSATPWRWSHARHHTDTIIVGRDPEIITERPPVWKIIIMQIFHLYGGPVEIKRFILHFFGLLDKQEREYIPASEHGKTFWEARIYVLIILGVIAASLYTQSILPALYIFLPSFYGGVVVLLFGITQHLGLHEDVLDHRLNTRTVYMNPIFRFLYWNMNYHTEHHMFPMVPYHALPKLHQEMKHDCPTPSPSLWAALKEVISALIRQKENPAYVIERPLPDTARPYLYGIRQETDVNAAVSNGTAVS, from the coding sequence ATGGCTCCGAATCCACAAAAAAGAGACTACAGCATTACCGGCCCCGAGAATAAGCGCGCGCAAGAGAGAGGACTCGCGACAGCCGAGTGGTATACGAGTCCAATCCCCCGTCAGCGCATGAAAGAGTTAATGAAGAGAAAGAACGGTCCTGCTATCAGGGACACATTCATTTGGTTCGGTTCTCTTGCTGTATTGGGTTTTATCGCTTATCAAGCATGGGGCACATGGTGGGCGATTCCCGCCTTCCTGGCATATGGCATCCTTTATGCGACACCGGGAGATTCCAGGTGGCATGAGTGTGGACATGGAACAGCCTTTAAAACACCATGGATGAACGAGGTCATTTACCAAATCGCTTCCTTCATGGTTTTACGGTCGGCAACGCCTTGGCGATGGAGCCATGCTCGTCACCATACGGACACCATCATCGTTGGACGCGACCCGGAGATCATTACAGAGCGACCTCCGGTGTGGAAAATCATAATCATGCAAATTTTTCATTTGTATGGCGGTCCTGTTGAGATCAAACGATTTATTTTACATTTCTTCGGCCTGCTGGACAAACAGGAAAGAGAATATATTCCTGCTTCGGAGCATGGGAAAACGTTTTGGGAAGCACGTATATACGTGCTCATAATCCTTGGCGTCATTGCAGCAAGTTTATATACCCAAAGCATACTGCCCGCTTTGTACATCTTTTTGCCGTCGTTCTATGGTGGCGTTGTCGTCCTTCTCTTTGGCATCACACAGCATCTGGGGCTGCATGAGGATGTTCTCGACCATCGACTGAATACCCGTACCGTTTATATGAATCCGATATTCCGGTTTCTGTACTGGAACATGAACTATCATACGGAGCACCACATGTTTCCCATGGTTCCCTATCACGCGTTGCCTAAGCTTCATCAAGAGATGAAGCACGACTGTCCAACTCCAAGCCCCAGTCTTTGGGCTGCGTTGAAAGAAGTGATTTCAGCGCTGATCAGACAAAAGGAAAATCCAGCCTATGTGATCGAGCGGCCATTGCCGGACACAGCTCGGCCTTATTTATACGGTATCAGGCAGGAAACTGACGTAAATGCAGCAGTTTCTAATGGAACAGCGGTAAGTTAA
- a CDS encoding MocE family 2Fe-2S type ferredoxin yields the protein MSNEQWVEACAAEDIDVEDVIRFDHEDRTFAIYRTENSVYYASDGYCTHERIHLATGLVMGDVIECPKHNGRFDIPTGAAKRRPVCIALKTYPVKIEEGKVLIQID from the coding sequence ATGAGTAACGAACAGTGGGTCGAAGCATGTGCCGCGGAGGATATCGATGTGGAGGATGTCATACGTTTTGATCATGAGGATCGGACATTTGCCATTTACCGTACGGAAAACAGTGTTTACTACGCCTCCGATGGATACTGCACGCATGAACGAATACATTTGGCTACCGGCTTGGTTATGGGTGATGTTATTGAGTGCCCGAAGCATAACGGCCGTTTTGACATACCTACTGGTGCAGCTAAACGCCGTCCCGTATGCATCGCTTTAAAAACATACCCTGTCAAAATAGAAGAAGGTAAAGTGCTCATTCAAATCGATTAG